A genomic region of Oryza glaberrima chromosome 1, OglaRS2, whole genome shotgun sequence contains the following coding sequences:
- the LOC127779921 gene encoding very-long-chain (3R)-3-hydroxyacyl-CoA dehydratase PASTICCINO 2A-like, which translates to MPEEAAGMASVLRRLYLSVYNWIVFIRWVQVSWSMILALLEKRYEAVYAAVEQHLLFAQTAAIMEILHSIVGLVRSPVSSTLPQITGRLFMIWGILRSFPEIHTHIFVTSLLISWCITEVTRYSFYGMKESFGFTPSWLLWLRYSTFIVCFPVGMVSEVGLVYIVVPFMKASEKYCLRMPNKWNFSIKYFYASVFFMVLYAPVYLHLFHYLIVQRKKALAKSKTT; encoded by the exons ATGCCCGAAGAAGCTGCT GGGATGGCGTCAGTCTTGCGGAGGCTCTACCTCTCTGTCTACAACTGGATTGTCTTCATCAGATG GGTTCAGGTGTCGTGGTCCATGATATTGGCATTGTTGGAGAAGAGATATGAGGCCGTCTACGCTGCTGTAGAGCAGCATCTGCTGTTCGCGCAGACTGCTGCCATCATGGAG ATTCTTCATTCCATTGTAG GGTTGGTAAGGTCTCCAGTGTCTTCTACTCTTCCACAAATTACTGGAAGGTTGTTCATGATCTGGGGCATCTTGCGGAGCTTCCCTGAG ATACACACTCATATTTTTGTTACCTCCTTGCTCATAAGCTGGTGCATCACTGAG GTTACCAGATATTCTTTCTATGGCATGAAGGAGTCATTTGGATTTACACCTTCCTGGCTCTTATGGCTTAG GTACAGCACCTTCATAGTATGCTTTCCTGTTGGTATGGTTAGTGAGGTTGGCCTAGTCTACATTGTTGTTCCTTTCATGAAG GCATCTGAGAAATACTGCCTTAGGATGCCCAACAAATGGAATTTCTCCATCAAATACTTCTATGCCTCTGTCTTTTTCATGGTTTTGTATGCCCCAG TATACCTGCACTTGTTCCACTATTTGATTGTCCAGCGGAAGAAGGCCTTGGCAAAATCAAAAACCACATAA